A DNA window from Massilia putida contains the following coding sequences:
- a CDS encoding pirin family protein → MLTVRKSADRGVASFGWLRSQHTFSFGHYHDPAHMHVGPLRVINEDRVSPGRGFDPHSHKDMEIISYVLDGALEHKDSMGNGSVLRYGDVQRMSAGTGVTHSEYNHSATEPVHFLQIWVIPGETGGAPGYEEKHFDADSKRGTLRLIASHDGRDGSVSLRQDAAIYATILDGSERADHALLPGRQAYVQVARGSVTVNGLLLSAGDAVEISEEAVVALSDASDAEVLLFDLPV, encoded by the coding sequence ATGCTGACAGTACGTAAAAGCGCGGATCGCGGTGTCGCCAGTTTCGGTTGGCTGCGCTCGCAGCACACCTTCTCGTTCGGCCACTACCACGACCCGGCCCACATGCATGTCGGCCCGCTGCGGGTGATCAACGAGGACCGGGTGTCGCCCGGCCGCGGCTTCGACCCGCACAGCCACAAGGACATGGAAATCATCTCCTACGTGCTGGACGGCGCGCTGGAGCACAAGGACAGCATGGGCAACGGTTCCGTGCTGCGCTACGGCGACGTGCAGCGCATGAGCGCCGGCACGGGCGTCACCCACAGCGAGTACAACCACTCGGCAACGGAGCCCGTGCACTTCCTGCAGATCTGGGTGATCCCGGGCGAGACGGGCGGCGCGCCGGGGTATGAGGAGAAGCACTTCGATGCGGATTCCAAGCGCGGCACGCTGCGCCTGATCGCGTCGCACGACGGCCGCGACGGCTCGGTCTCCCTGCGCCAGGACGCCGCCATCTACGCGACGATCCTGGACGGCAGCGAGCGCGCCGACCACGCGCTGCTGCCGGGCCGCCAAGCGTACGTCCAGGTGGCGCGGGGCAGCGTGACGGTCAACGGCCTGCTGCTGTCGGCCGGCGACGCCGTCGAGATCAGCGAAGAGGCCGTCGTCGCGCTGTCGGATGCCAGCGACGCCGAAGTGCTGCTGTTCGATCTGCCGGTCTGA
- a CDS encoding DoxX family protein has protein sequence METTKLYPVGRALVGVLFLASGINKILGFGYVAGWMNSLGIPAAGLLLAGAILLEIGGGLALVTGVRAKTAALALALFTVPVTLIFHGFWHADAAEFQNQLNHFLKNVAIFGGLLALFDFERQRETGAARVDALRSRAA, from the coding sequence ATGGAAACCACTAAACTCTATCCCGTCGGCCGCGCCCTGGTGGGCGTCCTGTTCCTGGCCTCGGGCATCAACAAGATCCTCGGCTTCGGCTATGTGGCCGGCTGGATGAACAGCCTGGGCATCCCGGCGGCCGGCTTGCTGCTGGCGGGCGCGATCCTGCTCGAGATCGGCGGCGGCCTCGCGCTCGTCACCGGAGTCCGGGCGAAGACCGCGGCGCTGGCGCTCGCGTTGTTCACGGTGCCGGTGACGCTGATCTTCCACGGCTTCTGGCATGCGGATGCGGCCGAATTCCAGAATCAGCTGAACCACTTCCTCAAGAACGTGGCGATCTTCGGCGGGTTGCTGGCCCTGTTCGACTTCGAGCGCCAGCGCGAGACCGGCGCCGCGCGGGTCGACGCGCTGCGCAGCCGGGCGGCTTGA
- a CDS encoding OsmC family protein → MEVTTHRGTGPLQQVIEIGKHRILTDVKPEFGGEDSGPEPHDILAAALAACTTLTVSLYAKRKGYPLDDVKVSIKHGQEGAAYALHRTIEYIGALDDDTKARLTDIANKCPVHKTLSGTIQITTEAF, encoded by the coding sequence ATGGAAGTGACGACGCATCGCGGCACCGGACCGCTGCAGCAGGTGATCGAGATCGGCAAACACCGCATCCTGACGGACGTGAAGCCGGAATTCGGCGGCGAGGACAGCGGCCCGGAACCGCACGACATCCTGGCCGCGGCGCTGGCGGCCTGCACGACGCTCACCGTGAGCCTGTACGCCAAGCGCAAGGGCTATCCGCTGGACGACGTGAAAGTCTCGATCAAGCATGGCCAGGAAGGCGCGGCCTACGCCCTGCACCGCACCATCGAATACATCGGGGCGCTGGACGACGACACCAAGGCGCGCCTGACGGACATCGCCAACAAATGCCCGGTGCACAAGACCTTGTCGGGCACCATCCAGATCACCACGGAGGCCTTCTAG
- a CDS encoding pirin family protein, translating into MSTFDHDNLETVVVPRTHDLGGGFEVRRALPHKDRRMVGPFVFLDQMGPHVFHAGEGIDVRPHPHIGLATVTYLLDGQIRHRDSLGTVQDIKPGEVNWMTAGRGIVHSERTGPDLRAAGSNLFGLQCWVALPQAKEECDPAFSHTGSQELPILDGDGATARIIAGSYFGKTSPVPVQSPLFYVDLALQPGARLTLPAEYPEQALYVVDGTLDLGRDGRFEQGQLLVLKPGATVTLAATENAGARVMLLGGEPMDGPRYLTWNFVSSSADRIEQAKEDWKAMRFPHVPGETEFIPLPDLPGRPVRYP; encoded by the coding sequence ATGAGCACGTTCGATCACGACAACCTGGAAACCGTCGTCGTCCCCCGCACGCACGACCTGGGCGGCGGCTTCGAAGTGCGGCGCGCGCTGCCCCACAAGGACCGGCGCATGGTGGGCCCGTTCGTCTTCCTCGACCAGATGGGACCCCACGTGTTCCATGCCGGCGAAGGCATCGACGTGCGCCCGCATCCGCATATCGGCCTGGCCACCGTCACGTATCTGCTGGACGGCCAGATCCGCCACCGCGACAGCCTCGGCACCGTGCAGGACATCAAGCCGGGCGAAGTGAACTGGATGACGGCCGGGCGGGGCATCGTTCACTCGGAACGCACCGGGCCGGACCTCCGGGCCGCCGGTTCGAACCTGTTCGGGCTGCAGTGCTGGGTGGCGCTGCCGCAGGCGAAGGAAGAATGCGATCCGGCGTTCTCGCACACGGGGTCGCAGGAACTGCCGATCCTCGACGGCGACGGCGCCACCGCGCGCATCATCGCCGGCAGCTATTTCGGCAAGACGTCGCCCGTGCCCGTGCAATCGCCGCTGTTCTATGTCGACCTGGCCCTGCAGCCGGGCGCGCGGCTGACGCTGCCGGCCGAGTATCCGGAACAGGCGCTGTATGTGGTGGACGGCACGCTCGACCTGGGCCGCGACGGCCGCTTCGAACAGGGCCAGCTGCTCGTGCTGAAACCGGGCGCCACGGTCACGCTCGCGGCGACGGAGAACGCCGGCGCCCGCGTGATGCTGCTGGGCGGCGAACCGATGGACGGTCCGCGCTACCTGACGTGGAATTTCGTGTCCAGCTCGGCCGACCGCATCGAGCAGGCGAAGGAAGACTGGAAAGCCATGCGCTTCCCGCACGTGCCGGGCGAGACCGAATTCATCCCGCTGCCCGATCTGCCGGGCCGGCCCGTGCGCTATCCCTGA